In one window of Candidatus Methylomirabilota bacterium DNA:
- a CDS encoding NADH-quinone oxidoreductase subunit I, which produces MWSEAGQLARAVGRAMGVTLRNLFRKPVTIMYPDTPRPYPDRFRGVLALVYEKETGEEACIGCRLCEYICPPQVIKVEMLKTKERNYAKTFTLELYACEFCELCVQVCPTDAIIMMKSFDLATADRREMLLDKDRLHAIGLDFAPSWATGNKLRDMQAPPKPARGEARGHGAAAAEGRAGAPEGKAKESAE; this is translated from the coding sequence TTGTGGAGCGAGGCGGGCCAGCTGGCCCGCGCGGTCGGTCGGGCCATGGGCGTCACCCTGCGCAACCTCTTCCGCAAGCCGGTGACCATCATGTACCCGGACACGCCGCGGCCGTATCCGGACCGCTTCCGGGGGGTCCTGGCGCTCGTCTACGAAAAGGAGACGGGCGAGGAGGCCTGCATCGGCTGCCGGCTCTGCGAGTACATCTGCCCGCCCCAGGTCATCAAGGTCGAGATGCTGAAGACGAAGGAGCGGAACTACGCCAAGACGTTCACGCTGGAGCTGTACGCGTGCGAGTTCTGCGAGCTGTGCGTCCAGGTCTGCCCCACCGACGCCATCATCATGATGAAGTCCTTCGACCTGGCCACGGCCGACCGCCGCGAGATGCTGCTCGACAAGGACCGCTTGCACGCCATCGGGCTCGACTTCGCGCCGTCGTGGGCCACCGGCAACAAGCTCCGCGACATGCAGGCGCCGCCCAAGCCCGCCCGCGGCGAGGCCCGGGGACACGGGGCGGCGGCGGCCGAGGGGCGCGCGGGCGCGCCCGAGGGGAAAGCGAAGGAGAGCGCCGAGTGA